The following are encoded together in the Acidobacteriota bacterium genome:
- the trxA gene encoding thioredoxin has protein sequence MASEQIFNVDSQSFDDQVLGSDTPVLVDFWATWCGPCRMVAPILDELAGEYDGRLRIAKLDVDHAQDVAVRYGVQGIPHFILFKDGEILGRMTGAAPKMRFEAFLNDHV, from the coding sequence ATGGCAAGTGAACAGATCTTCAACGTGGACAGCCAGAGTTTCGATGATCAGGTACTCGGGTCGGACACCCCGGTGCTGGTGGACTTCTGGGCGACCTGGTGCGGCCCGTGCCGGATGGTGGCGCCGATCCTGGACGAGCTGGCCGGGGAGTACGACGGGCGCCTCCGCATCGCCAAGCTGGACGTCGACCACGCCCAGGACGTGGCCGTTCGCTACGGCGTCCAGGGCATCCCGCACTTCATCCTGTTCAAGGATGGCGAGATCCTGGGCCGCATGACCGGCGCCGCGCCGAAGATGCGGTTCGAGGCCTTCCTGAACGATCACGTCTAG
- a CDS encoding M24 family metallopeptidase, whose translation MVWARGELLGALLSEEKAEALVVLAGSSRDPDLQPFVGGARLGDACVVAHGGGAWLAYFTSMEREEAARAGAGGVELVHPADFGMETLRREGKSSEEIFAAAVKAACDWAGVAPGRVALAGRPAAGLAVAMARMLEEAGWKPVSGRGLMLALRRTKTESEVEGIASASRATVEAFESVARMLARSSLREDGELWLEEERLTVARVKALAARVFAGHGLEQPESSIVAPGEEGATGHSTGTPERVLRAGESIVVDLFPRGRLFADCTRTFCVGEAPAALAEAHALVLEALEVSLDAVRPGVRGWTLHEQVCRLFENEGFAVPDKNPGTQMGYFHLLGHGVGYELHELPSFRKSGPGTDEFVAGDVVTIEPGLYDPDAGWGVRLEDLVVVTEDGMTNLTPLPRDLDPRSW comes from the coding sequence ATGGTCTGGGCGCGCGGCGAGCTTCTGGGGGCTCTTCTTTCGGAGGAGAAGGCCGAGGCACTCGTCGTCCTGGCGGGTTCGAGTCGTGACCCGGATCTTCAGCCGTTCGTCGGAGGTGCTCGACTGGGAGACGCATGCGTGGTGGCGCATGGCGGCGGGGCCTGGCTCGCGTACTTCACCTCGATGGAGCGGGAAGAGGCGGCCCGGGCGGGGGCGGGGGGTGTCGAGCTGGTTCATCCCGCTGACTTCGGGATGGAAACGCTACGTCGGGAAGGGAAGAGCAGCGAAGAGATCTTCGCGGCGGCTGTGAAGGCCGCGTGCGATTGGGCCGGCGTGGCTCCGGGTCGAGTAGCGCTTGCCGGTCGGCCGGCGGCGGGCCTTGCCGTGGCAATGGCGAGGATGCTCGAGGAGGCTGGGTGGAAGCCTGTTTCGGGACGCGGGCTGATGCTGGCGCTACGCCGCACCAAGACCGAAAGCGAAGTCGAAGGAATCGCCTCCGCCTCGCGAGCAACGGTCGAGGCCTTCGAATCAGTGGCGCGGATGCTTGCGCGTAGTTCGCTGCGAGAGGACGGCGAACTCTGGTTGGAGGAGGAGCGTTTGACGGTTGCCCGGGTCAAGGCTCTCGCCGCCCGGGTGTTCGCCGGACACGGTTTGGAACAGCCCGAGAGTTCCATTGTCGCTCCGGGGGAAGAGGGGGCCACCGGGCACAGCACCGGCACGCCGGAACGGGTGCTGAGGGCAGGGGAGTCCATCGTCGTCGACCTGTTCCCGCGCGGCCGGCTGTTCGCCGACTGCACGAGGACCTTCTGTGTGGGAGAGGCTCCCGCGGCCCTGGCGGAGGCCCATGCCCTGGTCCTCGAGGCCCTCGAGGTCAGCCTCGACGCTGTTCGACCGGGAGTGCGCGGCTGGACGTTGCACGAACAAGTCTGCCGCCTGTTCGAGAACGAGGGCTTCGCGGTGCCGGACAAGAATCCCGGCACGCAGATGGGCTACTTCCACCTGCTAGGCCATGGCGTCGGCTACGAGTTGCACGAGCTACCCAGCTTCCGGAAGTCCGGACCCGGCACCGACGAGTTCGTCGCCGGCGATGTGGTGACGATCGAGCCCGGTCTCTACGATCCAGACGCCGGATGGGGAGTGCGACTCGAGGATCTCGTGGTCGTCACGGAGGACGGCATGACGAACCTCACGCCGCTGCCCCGCGATCTCGATCCCCGTTCCTGGTAG
- the guaB gene encoding IMP dehydrogenase — protein METSDSGGGTPALALTFDDVLLAPGLSEVHPNAVRLGTRVTRGIELNIPLISAAMDTVTEAELAIALAQEGGIGVIHKNLSIEAQATEVDRVKRSEAGMIVNPITIRPEQRIHEALDLMARFKISGVPVTDREGHLVGILTNRDLRFETNTSRPVSELMTHENLVTVPQGTTLEQAKAQLHQHRIEKLLVVDDDGNLKGLITVKDIQKMMEYPIACKDDLGRLRVAAAVGTAGDYLERAQALASAQADVLVVDSSHAHSRGVLDAVERIRETLPDAQLLVGNVATADGARELAERGADGIKVGIGPGSICTTRVVTGAGMPQVTAIRDAASAAADLPVVADGGIRFSGDLTKALACGAHSVMVGSLLAGTEESPGETILYQGRSYKAYRGMGSLSAMADGSADRYFQSDDQPLSKLVPEGIEGMVPHKGSVHQVIGQLTGGLRSGMGLSGCASVGELRTRARMIRVTAAGQKEGHAHDVLITKEAPNYWVDRN, from the coding sequence ATGGAAACGTCGGATTCAGGGGGTGGCACCCCCGCACTTGCCCTCACCTTCGACGATGTCCTCCTGGCCCCGGGCCTGTCGGAGGTGCATCCGAATGCAGTCCGCCTCGGCACCCGCGTCACGCGCGGCATCGAACTGAACATCCCTCTGATCTCGGCCGCGATGGACACCGTGACCGAGGCCGAGCTGGCGATCGCTCTGGCCCAGGAAGGCGGCATCGGGGTGATCCACAAGAACCTCTCCATCGAAGCCCAGGCCACCGAAGTCGACCGGGTCAAGCGCTCCGAGGCGGGGATGATCGTCAACCCGATCACGATCCGGCCCGAGCAGCGCATCCACGAGGCGCTCGATCTGATGGCGCGCTTCAAAATCTCCGGCGTACCGGTCACCGACCGCGAGGGGCACCTGGTGGGCATCCTGACCAACCGCGACCTCCGGTTCGAGACGAACACGAGCCGTCCCGTATCCGAGCTGATGACGCACGAAAACCTGGTCACGGTTCCCCAGGGAACGACGCTGGAACAGGCCAAGGCGCAGCTTCACCAGCATCGGATCGAGAAGCTGCTGGTCGTGGACGACGACGGCAACCTGAAGGGCCTGATCACCGTCAAGGACATCCAGAAGATGATGGAGTACCCGATCGCCTGCAAGGACGACCTCGGTCGCCTGCGAGTGGCGGCTGCGGTCGGCACGGCCGGCGACTACCTGGAACGGGCGCAGGCGCTGGCCTCGGCCCAGGCCGACGTGCTCGTCGTCGACTCTTCTCACGCCCACAGTCGCGGTGTGCTCGACGCAGTGGAGCGTATCCGGGAGACCCTTCCCGACGCTCAGCTCCTGGTCGGCAACGTGGCCACCGCTGACGGCGCACGCGAACTCGCCGAACGCGGCGCGGACGGGATCAAGGTCGGCATCGGTCCGGGCAGCATCTGCACGACCCGGGTCGTCACGGGCGCCGGCATGCCCCAGGTGACGGCGATTCGCGACGCCGCCTCGGCCGCCGCCGATCTGCCGGTCGTCGCGGACGGCGGAATCCGGTTCTCCGGGGACCTGACGAAGGCGCTCGCCTGTGGCGCCCACAGCGTGATGGTCGGCTCCCTGCTCGCGGGAACCGAGGAGAGCCCCGGCGAGACGATCCTCTACCAGGGGCGCAGCTACAAGGCCTACCGCGGGATGGGTTCGCTGTCTGCGATGGCCGACGGTAGCGCTGACCGCTACTTTCAGTCCGACGACCAGCCGCTGTCGAAGCTCGTGCCGGAAGGCATCGAGGGCATGGTGCCGCACAAGGGAAGCGTCCACCAGGTGATCGGCCAGCTCACCGGCGGTCTCCGCTCGGGAATGGGCCTCTCAGGCTGCGCCAGCGTCGGCGAGCTCAGGACGCGAGCGCGCATGATCCGCGTCACGGCCGCCGGCCAGAAAGAAGGCCACGCCCACGACGTCCTGATCACGAAGGAAGCGCCCAACTACTGGGTCGACCGGAACTGA
- a CDS encoding M23 family metallopeptidase, protein MRRTRQFRISSRWLAAIAVAAGLVLGVTGWVTVYQVRSAVQLRDLERIQRENVDLRRSNASFESSVSRLQQALTEAEDRTRDLAIVAGLEQIVGGEPESRLSEAGAGGTFTSLKTPDSSDLSLLEARASLLGGQLDAVDGAFQERQLVLDSTPMTWPVRGVINSGFGFRRDPITGQRAHHSGLDISADRGFPVRATADGIIVRAERMGNLGRAVYVLHRFGYETRYGHLAEILVEEGQEVHRGDVLGRVGNSGRATGYHLHYEVRLEGDPRNPFEYLRDQG, encoded by the coding sequence ATGAGGCGAACGCGGCAGTTCCGGATCAGCAGCCGCTGGTTGGCCGCCATCGCGGTGGCCGCCGGGCTCGTGCTCGGCGTTACGGGCTGGGTTACCGTCTATCAGGTCCGATCGGCGGTCCAGCTCCGCGACCTGGAACGGATACAGCGCGAGAACGTGGATCTGCGCCGCTCCAACGCCTCCTTCGAGTCAAGCGTCTCCCGCCTGCAGCAGGCCTTGACCGAGGCGGAGGACCGCACTCGCGATCTCGCGATCGTCGCCGGACTCGAGCAGATCGTCGGCGGCGAGCCGGAGAGTCGACTGTCGGAAGCCGGCGCCGGGGGCACCTTCACGAGCCTGAAGACGCCGGACAGTTCCGATCTTTCCCTGCTGGAGGCACGAGCGTCGCTGCTCGGAGGTCAGCTCGACGCCGTCGACGGCGCGTTCCAGGAACGTCAGCTCGTCCTCGACTCGACCCCGATGACCTGGCCGGTGCGCGGTGTGATCAACAGTGGCTTCGGATTCCGACGCGATCCGATCACCGGCCAGCGAGCCCACCACTCCGGTCTCGACATCTCCGCGGATCGCGGTTTTCCGGTGCGCGCGACAGCGGACGGGATCATCGTCCGCGCGGAGCGGATGGGCAACCTGGGCCGGGCCGTCTATGTGCTCCACCGCTTCGGCTACGAGACGCGGTACGGGCACCTGGCCGAGATCCTCGTCGAGGAGGGCCAGGAGGTCCATCGCGGCGATGTCCTGGGCAGGGTCGGCAACTCCGGACGGGCGACGGGTTACCACCTGCACTACGAGGTTCGGCTCGAAGGTGACCCCCGCAACCCGTTCGAGTATCTGCGGGACCAGGGCTGA